TTTCGATTTCCGTAATACCCTGGCTAGTTTCGATAGTGTTAGTAATTACTGTTATACAACACGTCCTGTTCTATTGAGGCAGTACTGTTGGTTGTTGTGAAATGGTATCAATTACCGGCAATGTTAACTATATGTATTCATAGTCCATCTAATCATGTCGGTATCTTTGCTGTAAGAGAAATACACATTCATGCTAAAACCATCACGTCACcagaaaaaaatgattgaatgaaaatgtattttccAGGAGGAAGCAATTTTATTATAAGCATTAGACAGTGTACTCtcctacatttgtatactacATGGTCGGATACGGTGTTTATGGCTGCGTGTGTTCCAGAATTCTCCCAATTTATAAGTCTCGACTATCATAAATTGGACCCCAGCGATATTGCTTTCTTTAAGTCAATGATCAACACGTCTCAGGTAGAACTTTATCAATGGCAttggtattgtttatattagaaaaaaaaactgggGATAAGTAtctttaatttcaacaaaatatgtGCATCAGAGCGTCAAAGTCATTTAAGCGTTTGAATGCGACATGCATTATAACGTTGATAAATTAAGCGTTTCGAAGATGCCGATTTTGTTGGTAACACATTTTCGTCAAACACAGCGAATGATAGACAGACGGGTTTGCCTCTCTGCCGGTAGTCTTGATGAGAAATAAAACATTCTAACCAACGTCAGAGCTTCAAATAAAAagatgtaattatgatacacgTAAGTGCGGTGCTTTTATTTAGACAGTAATATAGCTATACCCGTCGTTTATCGGACATTGAGAACTTCGAACACTGCAGTATGATGATGCATTCGCCGTcttctactgtacatgtatctgtaaatCAGGATTAACAGGAAAACTGTATCTTAATTCTCGTATCATTtgtatgatcattttgatatttactcaTTCAATTTCTGGTAATATGTCCTTAAATCCAAATGCAGATATATACACAAGGTTGCTGTACGTCTTTTCATTTATTGCTTGTAACGAAAAACCaattcatataataaaacaactgTAGCATTTTGAATTCGGTCGctgcatgtttttattgaccaaagaaaaattatcgaCCGAGGACGTCTTTGGTCAATAAATACATgcatcgacctcatcaaaatgctataattgtatattattattacttagttatagataatataaatatgtGCACCCTTTATCTGGTGGCCTTTAATAATTACCCTTTTTAGGCCCCAATATATAAGGCAGCCTTTCATCGGTTGTACGTACTTATTGATTACGTTgaattacataatataatatattcatttGATAACGACAATATCACATTATTTACTTGGGAACTGGTGTTATAACGCTTGTCTAGCATCAATTCTGTGATATTTTCGTATTAACAGATACACttatttatgacataaaacatcaTTTCATAGAAAGGATTTGATGTTGGCTACCATTGCTAGGATaacacaaaattacaaactTTTTTGTAACAAAGTAAGATGAAACAAACTTCGGCTCGGATCGTTATATTATTGTGATTTCTTTCTGGTAGTGTCTGGTTGCAGTTGGTCTGTACAGATGTAATAAACACCAAGACCTCCAATCACGTTTTATTTggtaattcaaaataaaaacgaaagcaataaatcatatttacattgtagtaaTTTGTATACAagtgatttttaaaatattgaaatgtatacaatatctataaatatacgACTTTTCGTTTTGGGGGAATACTTTTAAAATTGGGGAAAATAGAGCTTTTACAGTACCTTACGCTTAGCGTGAGACGTAGCCGATGGGAAAATTAACAAAAGTAAAATCTTAATCATATGTAATCAAATAAATTATCCAACTACAAATTATAGCAACTTTAAAAAGACAATAATTTCTGAATTTGAAATATCCAAATAATTAACGTAATACCGATGAGCATGTAAggtaatgacgtcacatcctGATAATGACATCATCACCGATGctcttaattataataaaatacagaaatattatATCTACATTTCTGGATAAACATGTTCAAAGACATTAATCTAGTTATGGTTAATAAATTCGTTACACCAAcatcaaataatttcatatttacaacaCGTAGTAAAAGGCAAATATTACACGACTATTGTCTTAAAATTACATCATGTCTGTTCCATAGTTATGCTGATaacattataataaaatgattatatttacaaagataAACCATTATAATTAATCTGTAAAGTTAACGTTACACAGCGCAATGTAAAGGGACGTTACTGATaaagtacagtatataatgcAATATGGCTGTCTCAACTTTACGGAACCTTATCAAAGATGGCTAATTTCATGTCTTTCATAATTAGGATAGATTTCTACCATAAAAGTCAATTTGACtgttaatacaatataaaaattaacacaattaaaaatttgatgatacaaaattaataaatagcCATAATGGTAAAAATAGgctacaaacaaatatataccatAGCATAGAACTCATTTCCTGCAATGATAATCAAGCCATCCAATTACGTTCCgagatttatttgataatgacgAGTTAAACTTATAAACACGGGATGACCACTGGTAAATATCATGCTCAGTCCGACTGATATCTCAAGTTAAGTTTTGACAGATATCACGAGTACAATTGTTAAGCAACCTTTGACCGCCAAGgataaaacatatatcataGGACAATACTGAAATTCCGCTATCACTTAAGTAATGTATAGATATAACGGGTGATTTCCTTTTGATATCATATTCAAGTCCATagtcatttgttcttcggaacgcttctcgattTTACCCACCAGctcaacactacataatttCCATAATGCAATCACGATATGTACAATCGTGAAGCATTCCGAAGATTTGCGTCACTGGTGTACAAAAACATCAAGGACTTATAAAGACTGATAACAATAGTGATATCAACTATGTTCGGTACCATTTCTAGGATAATACTGTTCTGTATTACAAAGTAAGATGAAGCAACCAGCGGCTCGTTATAATAGTCGTATTAACAATGTGTCATACGTTACTATTGACGGATCCTCGTTCACTTCTTGCATTTACAGTGTTGTTTCAATGGTTGAATTTCATGGCTTCctttttgaatatattttgataatgtctTCAAAACGTTTTCCCTTTTAGTTTCTATTGAGATGTTTTCACCATCTTCTCCCTGGCATGTTGACTCATCACGTGGCCACCGTAAACATTTAACGTTCTCCCAGTTTTTTCGGAGTAGTTTTGGAAGCTCTGATAATTGAATATCATCTAAAAGGATGACAATGTTCATTGTCGCTCTTCCTTTTCTAAAGGAATAACCACTTGCAACTTGCATAGCAAACCTTGGCCATTCACTGTTCAGAAATTCATAACTGACCACGAACACAGATTTATGACAAAGATCTATCGTGTCAGGATGTTGGAAGCAATATCCTTACCGGGCTTGAAATCTTTGTCCTCACACATGAAAGATATTTCGTCTTGCTCTAAATAAGGCACAAGATGTTTTCGGACCCACGTTTCGTCCTTGCCTGAATAAGATATAAAGGCATGGTGTGTGAAGTTACCCTCCAATGGTTGCCGACACCAGATTCGTACTTTAGCGCTGTATTTCCAGGATACAAACGACACGGTAAGAAACAGGAACATCACCACGAGCAGTACTATGGAGACAATGAGCCAGCTGATGGAGGCACACTCGATTTCGAATTGATCAAAGTTTTCTTGTAGATGTTTAATCGTGATTGAGTCACCTAACGATGTGACACATCGTAGATTATCTTTGTCCATTAGTACTGTGGTGCTTAACATCCAGAGAAGAAATTCCAAATCATCACAGCTACACACTAATCGGTTACCGTGGAGATTGACAAGTAATTTGGGCGATCTTTGTTTTAACTTCTCTAAGAGTTCATAGTCCGATAGTGTCAGCGTTGTCAGCGCGTTATTACTGATATCTAGATATTCTAGCTGTTCAAGTACATTCAGAGCTTCTGTTGGGAACACGTCTATCTCATTCTGTGAGATGAGTAAAACATTCAAGGATTGTTTCTGGTCATTAAACAATATTGGACTCCATTGGCTGAGGTAGTTAGCAGACAAGTCCAAATATATAAGGTTTGTAAGTCCCCTGAATAACGAAGTTGAGTTCAGTAAAAGGAAATCGTTTCTTAAATTGCACTGCCTTGCTTCAAGTTTTGATAGCTTTGTCATCGGGGCTGTTTCAATACATCTAACGTGGGTACAATTCATACCCGACACAAACAATTCTTCTAAATGAGAGATATCTTTACCATGAATAATAGACATAAACATATCTTTTCTCTGATAACTGATATCGAAAGACCTGAGAGAATTATTAGATGAAAAGTGAAAGTAAAAGTTGTAATCATTGATACGTATGCTATTGTGACTTATATTTAGAAACGCAAGTTTAGGAGGAAGAAAATATACCTTTTCTGACGACGCCTCGTTGAAGAACACCGATCGTTTTGATCGACTAGGTATGTTATTTGTGAGCGAAAAACGCGTAGGTCCATGTAAAGGCAATGATAAAAATATCCTAGTAAAACCTTCAAACTTATTTTCTGACAAATCTAAAATTTCTATACAATTTCTGTTTGTCCACGATACAATTGCCCGGAAAGGGATAAACATCAAAGAATTCCTGATAAGATAAAGACGTTTGACACAAATTGTCTTTAGAAACATGATATCAGTTGATGTTAACGTCACGGGGGTCTCTGTtctaaaaaaatgttattagcCATTATTTGTTCCATTGTTCTGTCCCGTAATCCATATAAGGCTTGGAAGACTTCACGAATATCTAACGTCATATGGGAGTCAATGTTAACCTCGGTAAGGTTCTTAAATGTTTGATACCGGAGTAAATGGTCAGAGTTCTTATAGACAAACTGCCAAATAAGACGAAAGATGTATTATGAAAGGAACATATATCAGTACCGTGCAAATGTAAAGACACCAACCTCTTCAATTGCAGAAAAGGACGTCCAATAtggaaattttaaaaattgtcaaTGTCTATTCTTTCTAGGTTAGTTATATAAGACAGCGCCTTGGCTGGATAGGTTTTATTAATATGGAACTTATTATGATGTAATAGCAAGTCTCGAAGATTTACGATAGGTTTGAACACCGTCACGCCAAGGGAACTATCAAGTCTATTACCTCTCAGGCTGAGATACTGAAGGTTTACAAGACCGTCAAATGCCCCGACAGAAATGTTCTTCATGCCGTTTGAATCCAGTTTTAGCGACTGTATATTCGGCATACTTGTGAATGATTTAGTCTGTAGTAAAGCGATCTTATTGTTGCTTAGATCCAGCTTAATGACGTTGGCAGGTAAATCCTGTGGCACAGCGTCAAGTCCACATTCCCGACACTTTGCACCAGTCACATCTCCATCAAACCTCAGATCACAGCACCCATATACACCTGTAACTGATAGGAAATACAATACCGTAAGTCAATAGAAAAAGAtactttcatattcaaatataaatcCTCTTCCCCTTAGAGTGTATTCTATTATTACAATACGGAACATTTTCATAGGCAACAGCATTGAAACTTTCTCCCCATTAGTGACACATAAAGAGTACTAACGAGAAATACGATTAATAATCCTCCTTTGTTTCCTAGCACACTTTTGTAGCTGATCATGTCCTTGTTATTTATGTGATGTTGAGGTTACATCATTATGTTTTCCCCATAGCTGGGACACACATTTACCTCACCAACTGAGCACAATTTGATATCAACATCTAGTTAACAATCAGCGTGTAGGTAAAAGAAGGTGAGCCCTTTGTCATTTGGGATATCCAACAAATATGATTTACAGAAGTACAGTACAACAAAATATCAGAGTTTAATTTTAACACAGAGTACCTTGCATGGAGTAAGAAATTCGACTAGAAAAAAAACTCCAAGGTGGACAGAGGAGTGATTGGTGCcatgtttggtttgtttgtccATGTAAGAAGAATTGTGGTCTTTTACAACGTTAGGTATCAATGATGTCATGAATTCACTGTCATAATGAAAGACATCTTACCCATCATTCCCAACAGATAACCAAACAAGACTGCACAAAGCGCCATGTCGACAGACAAACTGAATCTGTACTATGTAACTCCCTTGCTTTAGACCCGGTATAGTGGTTTTCTATTTCTGTAATACCCAAGCTAGTTTAGAGAGTGTTAGTGAAAAATACAACGCCCCCTGTCCCATTGAAGCAGTACCACCTTTTATGTGGAATTATTTAAATTTCCGGCAATGTGGACTCTTATGATATTTTAAACCATTCCTAAATAAATGATTGtggtatttttattataaaaaagttCATGCTGAACCTTTGACATGTGTAATTTATATCTTTAAACGCGAGGTCGCCAGAAAAAAAGTTGATTGGATGAAAATATGTCACCAAGAAGGAAGCAATTTAATTATAACCATTAGCCAGTGTATTCTCCGACATATGTATACTACATGGTCTGATACGGTGTTTATGGTTGCGTGTGTTTCAGAATTTCCGCTGTACAAGTCTCGACTATCATCGTTTGGACCCCGCCAATATTGTTTTCTTAAAGTCAATGATAAACACATCTAAGGTAGAACTTCAGTTAATCAATGGCATTGGgattaatttataaatgataaaagaaaaggatgggttttgatatttttaatttcaacgaAATATGAGCAGTCAATCATAAAGTATGTACGAAAAGAATAACGAGTCGAGCttattgcatacatgtacataaatttcCACTAAAACTATtcctgttacatatataaaaatgcTACATTGAATTTTATTATTCTCTTAAAACACATTAAAACGTCTTTTCCCAATATTGCATTCATTATTaggaaaatagaaaaaataatcgaACTATTATGAaagtttgaataaatatttatcttgaaaaaaaatacacaataaattGAAAGTTGTATTTAGTTCATATATTAACGGGTtagtattattatcattttgctttttttttatgttttttattctaAAGACAATCAATGTGTGTGTCCTACTCTTAATAGTATGTATAACAGCTGGAAGAAAAGCTTCACGTGAAAAGCAatgacatattttgttttaaataggaCTAGAAGTGACGTCATATAGACAGGCTGACTACCATCATGAAATGTGTTATTACTTCATTACGTCTATGGTTTTGATAACACAGAAATGACATTAGTTATgctatatactgtaaaatactttatttttgcGATATACAAATATTCGCATAATTTTGCGAAAGAGCTCAAACGCGAATTTAAATGTTTCACGAAAAATTGTGTTTATATTTGATCGCGAAAAGGTGAAttcttaaataatttgaaactaTAACAAAGACACGAAGGAACATTAATATGCGTTATAACATAGTGTTTAGTGGCAGTGAagagtacaatgttattaaacAAGATAATTTACAAGCACATTTGCAAACTCAAAAGGCGAATGCATCTATAATCAAAACCCAGGCTTGCGAGacataaagaaaacaaattgtgATGTGCCTTGATTTTCTTCGCCATTGTGTTCCTGTCGTTGCATCATGGCGTTGTTGTTACAACGTCATGGTATTGGTAACCATGATATCATATTGTGGACGTGCTACAATCACCTGTAAGCTGACGTTACCTAATCTTTAGCCTATCCCAAATACTTCATTTAATGGTCATATCAAGTAACAATGTTGTTTATGCCTCGTTTATCAAAATGTCGAAAAATTCAACcacttttaatttttcaagTAGGTCATTTTCTGTTTGTTTCCTATTCAAGGAAAAGAACACTATTTTAAAATGAACCCTACCATAAGTTAACGCACTGTACAGAAAATGTTTCATTACAATGAATATGCATTTTAAAGATACACGATACCTATTATTTTCAACAATCATTATCAATctttttttagacattttttgTGAACTTGCAGATCAATTCTCTCACAAAACAAAATAGATACAATCAGTTAATATTAGAACTTGAAGAAATTGAATCGCCCATCTACATGATCACCATGAGTCATCTGCCTTATCATAAAACTACCATTCTTTAACCCTGCTTTCGTGAAAGTGTTTctgtaattatatacatacttGCTTatgaatgtaattataatgtacaAGCAGTCCAAGGGAGATTATCCGCTCTTTTTAtgattaaagatatatatttgaaatatgtattttaactttAATAGCTAAATTCATActaattttgttattattgtcTTTATGATAATATAATCCTTAATATTTCGATGTTGTGAAAATTTGGGAATTAATtgcaaaaacatttttgtatttgaaaaaataaatattaatcaaCTCGTAGACAACTTAATTTCCGGCGAGTTAATGCAGCGATTTGTTGCAATTTATCATCTTCTTACATCCGAGTCATCAATGAGGGTTTCTCAACAGTAAAATCTTAATTATATGTAATCAAATAAATTACCGAACTACAAATTATAGAAACTTTACAAAGACAAAAATTTCTTAACATATCTAAATGATTAAAGTAATACCGATGAGAATTTAAGGTAATGACGTAACATCTTTATTATGATATCATCACCGAATCTcttaattatgataaaatacagaaagatttGATCTTCATTTATGGATAGACATGTTAATTGCAAAGACATTAATCTAGTTATGTTAGATAAGGGACGGTCTCAAATTTACGGAACCTTATCAAAGATGGCTAATTAAGTTaagttatgtataaatatatcttatgATTTCCGTTGATATCTAGAATAATTGACATCTTTAGTAGATCCACAAACATTCAGGAGATAATCCCCCTTTTGATCAGAATTATATATATGCCAATCAGAACAATACATAtggatatatattattaattaattgataaGCTGACATGGCATTTTACTCATATCTAtatccaaatgaaatatattacatatgtacaaacattgataaaaatatacataaacaatataacatttactataaaattatacttttgaaaaatatatattttgaaagtcaaaggtatttacaaataattattgAGGTAGCACTAGTTGTATTAACTACATTGGGTACCATTGCTAGGATAATACTGTACAGAAACTATCTGTTACAAAGTAAGATGAAGCAGCTTGGGCCATTTCTGTATATAACACCACAATTTAAGGTAACATTAGTGGCATTAACAATGTGCCATACGTTGCCATTGCCAGATCCACGTTCATTTCTTAAATTTACACTTTTGTTTCAATAACTGGTTGGAGTTCGGGGATTCCATttagaatatattttgataatttcttcaatttctttaattctttattttttcccTTTTAGTTTTTATTGAAACGTTCTCACCATCTTCACCCTGGCATGTTGACTTATCAAATTGCTACCGTAAACATTTAACGTTCTCCAATTTTTTCCCGCAGTAGTATTGGAAGCTCTGATAATTAAATATCATCTTAAAGGATGACAATGTTCATTGTCTCTCTtccttttctaaaggaattacCACTTGCAACTTGAATAGCATACTTTGGCCATTCACTGTTCAGAAATCCATAGCTTACCACGAACACAAATTTATAACGAAGATCTATCGTGTCCAGGATGTTTGAAGCAATATCCTTTCCGGGTTTAAAATCTTTGTCCGCACACATGAATGAGATTCCCTCTTCCTCTAAATACGACACAAAGTGTTTTCGTAACCAATTTCGATCCTTGTCCGAATACGATATGAAGGCATGGTGTGCAATTCACCCTCAAATGACTGTCGACACCAGATTCGTAGTTTATCAATGTTATCTTGTAGACGTTTGATCGTGATTGAGTCACCTAACGATGTGACACATCgtagattaatagaatcttaaatgggtctgtgaagtggacagggatatctcaaccctcgtgaaagattttatcgcaggaacgtcgttatgcgtcaacattgatgacgtcatctacaatgcgcggcgcagttacgccgcatgtattgatgacgtcacgtcattgtctagcgcgtgtgagctgtcttacaccccctgggtaagatagagatatctttccctagcaaccacgggatatccctgtgaagtatgggagaatatCTTTGTCCATAAGTAATGTGGTCCTTACCATCCAGCGAAATTCCAAATCATCACAGTTACACACTAGTGGGTTACCGTGAAGATTGACAAGTATTTTTGGCGATCTTTGTTTTAACTTCTCTAAGAGTTC
The nucleotide sequence above comes from Argopecten irradians isolate NY chromosome 1, Ai_NY, whole genome shotgun sequence. Encoded proteins:
- the LOC138329521 gene encoding toll-like receptor 4 isoform X1, giving the protein MFLKTICVKRLYLIRNSLMFIPFRAIVSWTNRNCIEILDLSENKFEGFTRIFLSLPLHGPTRFSLTNNIPSRSKRSVFFNEASSEKVYFLPPKLAFLNISHNSIRINDYNFYFHFSSNNSLRSFDISYQRKDMFMSIIHGKDISHLEELFVSGMNCTHVRCIETAPMTKLSKLEARQCNLRNDFLLLNSTSLFRGLTNLIYLDLSANYLSQWSPILFNDQKQSLNVLLISQNEIDVFPTEALNVLEQLEYLDISNNALTTLTLSDYELLEKLKQRSPKLLVNLHGNRLVCSCDDLEFLLWMLSTTVLMDKDNLRCVTSLGDSITIKHLQENFDQFEIECASISWLIVSIVLLVVMFLFLTVSFVSWKYSAKVRIWCRQPLEGNFTHHAFISYSGKDETWVRKHLVPYLEQDEISFMCEDKDFKPGKDIASNILTR
- the LOC138329521 gene encoding decorin-like isoform X2; translated protein: MALNVIIYIHLLGLTVTGVYGCCDLRFDGDVTGAKCRECGLDAVPQDLPANVIKLDLSNNKIALLQTKSFTSMPNIQSLKLDSNGMKNISVGAFDGLVNLQYLSLRVTGVYGCFVVRFVGDVTGVTYRGCGLVAVPQDLPVNVTKLDLSNNDVTTL